The Aricia agestis chromosome 22, ilAriAges1.1, whole genome shotgun sequence DNA segment aatacgacagaagaaactcaggaaaatgtgggaaaaacgggggaaatattttttatgggaaaatgtacctacggattctgtaaaatttctaatttacgcaggcgaagccgcgtgggacatctagtatatatatatatatatatatatatatatatatatatatatatatatatatatatatatatatatatacacgtaTACGGTTCATGACGTGTCAAGAATTGTGTACTTTATCCCATTTTTTTTTCCACTTCGTAATCGAACTCCGACTAGGTGAcgggaaattaaaaagtaggcCTCGCCTTAATCgtataaaaatcacaatttaaagaaaatacttggtgttttgatttttgtattattgtgatcgattaaaataaaacattgttacagaatttgtttattattatttaataatcagTCAGCATTTTAATTAATAGTAGTTATTTTAGTATTAGTTTAACAAAATTATGTAGTATGTAGGCACTATTTCTTAACCATCTACTTCAGAGTCAGTCAATGGAACGTTTTTGTTGTGCTTCCCTTCCAAGGAATGTAGAAATACAAAGATTCTTGAATACACACGAGTTCTCATACAAAGttctatatttttcatttcttcttttataagtAAGCTAAAAATGTCATTTCTTTGGTCCTTTTCTTCTTGTTTGATTGCTACGCAGTGGTAACATTCAGGTTCATGTTTTTTGGTGTTGTATTCCAAATGTTTAGCTATTTTAGGATGGAGAACGGAGGGGGACAGTGGTCGCTCCGAATCCCCTAAAATGTCTGGCGAGTGATGACGTTTTATTGctgattctgaaaaaaaaaaattcgggtaaaaattaaaactcacGCTCAAGTTGGCTGGTATCAAATTTAAAGTAAGTTTATATATGTCaccgtaaaattgtaaaaaccTTTAGATTATTATACAACTAGTGAAATTGTAAAATGTTGATAGACTTCGGACGCGAATAAGCtgcctataatttattattttaacacattatttTACGTTagattataaatatgtatattgtgtatAACATGAGTCTTTCGACATATTTTTACAATCTCGTtagttattttacaatttaacgGTTTTTACAATTGTATGGTGACATATACACTTAAGTTCGTATGTTCGTATAAATAAACGAACAAAGATTAACTGTAGATCATCATTTCTCAACTTTTTTTATGTCGCAACGAAAAAGCCAAAAAGTTAAGTAAAAAGTCTTGTGATCCCGTCACGATTTTTTCGACGTTCGATACAAAAGGTTCGTTCAAAAACCGAATCTTTTGTACCTATATGtagtttgtaatttgtattaatttttctttCAACAGTCTGCGACCCTCTTTAAAAACAATCTCGGACCCCCCCCCCTACCTAGTGATGACACTAATGTAAtcattagtaataaaaaagtatttacttACTTTTATCCATCTTGGTCTACTCGTTCTTTTAACAAAGTACACACGCAAATTATTGACAGCCTACGCGGCGCGGCAGGCAGGATAGAAGTCAGtctataggtttttaaaaacatCGGTTGTTTGTTGACaacgccgcgccgcaccgcgcAATCCGGCTCGCTTGCGAATTGCGATGTTGCCGTTCCGCACTATACCTTTATTTTACAGGTTTAGgtatcgaaaaaaaatattggtacCGTAATTTTGCAATACCGAAAAATAGCGGTACCGTTATTTAAGGCTATCGTAATTTAAAGGTATGACGTCATACCGTTAACCTTTTTTACCGATATTTTTCGGTTATTCAATCCCTGGTTTCAGAAACGTGTGAGTAGAAGTAGCATTGTATCAACTTTTTGTTTTGCCAGCGTTTGCGCTTGGGCTGAGGTTCAGTAACGTCTCAACTAGCTGTCAAAACGTTAGCGCGATACCGAATCGTACCAAAAGTCTATCAACGTCCGAGTTTCATTTGCGCTTCAGTTGAAAAAATTTATCGCGATTGCCCAGCTGCACGTCTACACCAAACGCTCCGTGCAACGCGCTTCATGCCACGCGCGATCGGAGCGCGTTGGATCGTCTAGTGTGGACCCGGCTATTCAGCAACAGTTGCTagcatttttatgaaattttatatgtagatgCTTCCGAAGATGGAATTCTTCGAAACAAATATTCTAAATCACTTACATCACTAATTTTATTCCGGTTCAAAAACAGCACCTCCAAATTCTCCAATACATCCACTTTGGAGCCCGGCTGGTCGTTGAATCTTATCTCACTTATGACACAGTCGTTCAAACTCAATACTTTCAGGCTCAGCCAACCAAGATTTATCACTTCGTACCAGGACTCTATCGGGTTTCCGTCCAAGCGTAAAGTTGTAAGGTTCTGTAGAGTATTCTCCGGGGGAATGATTCTTTTGATTCTGTTGTAAGCCGCCACCAACTCGGTGATGTTTGGCCAGAGGTGTGATAAGGCCAGGATGTCTGACCACTCGTAGTCACAGACGGACAGGTTCAGTTTCTCGAGATGGTTGAAGTGGATTGACAGTTGTTTTAAAGTGTCTTCAGGCATGTCGATGGCCATACGATTCTTGCTGTAACATAAAAGTATTTTAGTCAATACAAAGTTAGCTAGTTAGCAACCAATTAGGTAGGGCCACTACCTGTCAATAATTCAATTTCTCTTATAGTGCTATCAGAGAGttaaaaagttttgaaaatgATTACGTCatcatatataattaaggcacAAGGGGCATTATTGTATGGAACCCATACTcaagctgtagcacatccaAACAATATATCAAATGAAAAGGCTTAAAAAGGAGCATTTTATTGTATTTCGAAGAACCATGGGGCGCTCCTAAATTTGTGAGCaacccacagacatagatcgtgatagataccgcatgtgtatgtactacgcgtgccatatcgctcccaaacgacgaacaatgctcgtctttcgaaagtctgttctttagtctgctatcggaatcggacgtcaatcggaattttaaaaatgcctcaaagtgccgtattgagctgtagaaatacAAATAGAAACATTGGCCAGTGGCCTAGATAACGGGCACTTTTCTTATCGTCGTATGACACAGTAGCTatgaaaaagtggcacgctcgttttcaaaCAAAttgagcgacatgcggtatctatcttgatctatgtcggTGGAGCCACCTATACTCACCTCAGATCCAGGTCTACCAAGTGCGGCAGCTGCGCAGACAGCTGAATCACCTCGCGCCAGTTGCTGAACAGGTTGCAGCTGATGTCCAAGCTCTGGATGTTCGGGCACAGCTCCGCCACATCACCAGCTCGTGACACATTGAGATCATGAACGCATACATCTTGTAGACGGTCGAATTTTCTGGAAAATTGATAAATAGTAAGATAAAGAGCCTAGAAAAGTTTAGACTTCAGGGGACGACAACCCAAAATTTTAGgtttataaaatcttaaattaatttgtGTACTTGAAAacaagccccgaattgtttcattttctaaaattagatactacattatatttctaagaattcgatctgagcaaaaacatgatatcataaaattttctcgatagaaaaaaaatcacaatgaatctaattttcacgaatttttcatttattgccataactatgcattgaactaagttaatattttaaaacattgtataaaattctatcattgggAAACCGACCTactggatttttaaaatgttgtatatttattgagttattgagaaaaaactaatttggtgaTGAATCCGCGTCATCCTTTTTCACTATGAAAGAgtgcgtgagtgtgaagagagaaagacaaatgtttgatttttagggttagtcgccctcttaagcgtACATTATGACAAGCTAGttacctaaataataaaaaattaaacaagaaTAATTTTCCATTATTTAAGTAACTGGGCAGTATTCAAGTAAAAGCATGTATTGAGAATGTTAAGCATTtctgtatcatcccacaaaaaaaaatacatattgagttatgaatgcagatTGCAGTCATGTTCATTacatcatttagaacaagactgcattagttactacaaaaaaaaatgggtaaatactaaatacacaAATGCATTACAGCAACCATTTTATACTATAACTTACTGTTTCTGATGGATCTTCTCAAATCCCACCATCTCAATGAATGGAGCACCCATCTCCCTCTTCCATTCATTGATGACGGTTCTGCGGTGAGCAGCCACAGACTCATCCTGAAATAGAATATCCAAAATAATATCCTTactataatgtcaaaatctatatactaaaaagtcagtcctgcacctgatctctcgccaattGTGTCCGTCTTCtgtcctactgggttatgatATAAACGGAATAGAGTGCTGTGTACTGTGCACATACttaagcactataaaattactcctccgtaactggcctggtttcaataaaaggccactgtcaccgaaactgaaactggtgtgggagttattattatctaGTGGATTTTGCTATAGTTAGCTAAAGAAATCTTGATTTGCGCTGTACAATATCAAAGTAGACATTCTTTATCCATAATAAACATTGTTTGTTAATAAATACTTGATCAGATGTGTAGGAGGGTATGACTCAATGTCTTTGTCGtttctagaaaaaaaaacagaaaaaaataattttgaatttggaattctcACCTCGCGATCGCCGTAGTATCTTCTAATAGCCTCTGCGCAGGTTTTAAACGGACTTATCTTGTTGGGACGAATGAAAGAACCAGCCCCAGGTTTCGTAGTCTTGAAATACTGGATGTCTTCGACGCAGCCATCGTGTTTTCCGCGCTCAGCGTTGTCCCATTCCACGCCGTACCACACACCTTTGTAGCCTTGCACTTCTCCAATATACTTCACGGTGCCGAAGTCTTCGTTGCATTTTATCCTGCTACCGACGAATACCTGTGTGTCCAAGTCATCGCCCCCGTTGTGAGTATCCATGGCGCCGTTGCAAAATTTTGGTATCACATTAACAGGCATTGCGCCCACCATTCTTTTTGCGTTTTCGTAACAGCAattgtttataaaaatgaaaacagaCTGAAATGTTTTTTGGGAATTCGTCCTGTCAATGAAAATAATGGAGTCTCTAATCTCTATGGAAATTGGAGTAAAATGTTGCCAttctatttgaaaaaaattacccACAATAATAACGTCATTTTATGAAAGTGACAAAAGGCgagaataaaaatttaaaatatctattatcTAATAATCGCTGTTTTTCTTGTTTGAATTTCTTTTAAAGTGCATGTAGGTTTtatacaaagaaaataaaagcaGTATACTTATAGCAGTGTACACATTATTAACTATTCgcattttttcattttaaaagatCGGGGTGGCTTTCAACCACGGAGCTAATGCTAATGCTTTCAACCATGaaccacggaatatataacactaataTTCTGTGCTTTCAATTCAACACTGACAGGTTAGATTTCCATCCGACTTCTATTAaatccaaaaacatttttgcgccatttgacataatattattatttttatgcccCTACATGAAGGTCCCAGACCAGACAGTCTTTTGTCTCATGCAGGCTGCATGAGACATTGCGAATGGTATTTctagaaattatattttgtttattgtgtttatacgaagttccttatcgcgcgatgcgaaagggggctagacagaacaAGTTGTTACCtgcatagtaggggcagagggcgttgatagtattcatCATTTCATTCAGTCATTCAGATATAGCAGTGACATCTACCGGACGTTTAAATACATGACATTATATTACAATTCCACAAAAGTGTCGTAGTAGTAGTATTTCttggcgtcaactagatggtgtgttttttataattaattcctCTATGTTTATACTGACATATTAGTGATTTTAgtaggttttttattttttactagctgtcccagtgaacatcatgtcactttaaaaccttccctggactccgaatattttaagactataaTTAGCCCAAtatgttcagccgttttcgagtttaagcgttactaacacgattgaaaatccatttttatatataactagACTAGACTAGATGTCCCAGTGAACTTATGTGTCActtatataaaccttccctggacttccacgataatttaataagactaaaattagccaaatcggtccaaccgttatcgagttatagcgttactaacacaattgaaaattcattttataaacccatatatagatagattttgactagatgacgtccgccaaaattcgttaagcACGCGCGCCaaaccgtacattattccgggatgaaatgtattctatgtccttctcgggacgggactcaaggtatctccataccaaattacagcaaaatcagtttgggcgtgaagaggtaacagactgacagaggTAACAAGGCACACTTgagcatttataacattagtaatatattagtaaagtatggatttatttTAGAGAGAAACGTTAACATGTTAAGAAGTTTCCCCTTTCAAACgggaaaatgtttgaaaataatttggCAACATTTTGTCTGAAGCTGCCAGAGCTACAGTTTCATTTATTACCCAATAGATGGCAATGCATACCTCAAAATGCAAAGAAGCGAGCAATATCTTGAAAGGTGATTGGTCTCTGTTGAGGATACGGTATAATTCGACCAAGTTTGGTTGTCATCTAAATAAGGgcgaaaatataaatttatttccgGATAAAGACCGATTTGCACACGTTGTGTCGAGAAAAGCTTTGGACTCGTTTTATTTGTGCGAGCGTAATATCGTGTGTTAAACTTTTGTGCTGTTGGTGTGGTTTAAAATATTTCGCGTGCAATATAATTTCAGCGTATTACGAGGGTGTGTGACCCGGTGAATCGGTAATAAGTTATTCCATTTAATTCGCTGGCAGCAGCGACCCGTCGCGCAGTCCTCGCGTCCATAGTGGCTGGAAATAAGCAAAGGACCCGTAAAAGTTCCGTATTATTTTGGCGATGGCTCCTTTTGGGACGGTATATTACTGTTGAGAGAGAAATGTCGGTCTGTGCTTGTGAAATGCAGGTGTTGTGTGAACAATTGCGTGTCGTGCAATAGTGCATAAGGATTGATTGCGATAAAAATCGAGCTTCAAAATGAGGTACGTATGGTCGATAAAATGCACCTTTTGTAGAATAAACTGCTTCACTCCCGTCGGTTCTATTTATAAACGGGAATATTTTCAACATGCCCAGCATCTGTTTGCGATGAGCAATGTAAACAATTGCTGAACATCgattttatttgcataaatgTATACATTTATGAATGGCGAAGGGGATGAAAAGTACTAATTAACACGAGAAACAAtccaattcattaaaaaaaggctGCAACTCGGAGAAAAATGATTGGCCGAGGTCCCTTATCGATTTTTTGGATGTCTATCTTTGGTCCTACCCCACACGACGTTTACcactttaaaaagttatttttattatttatctgttCTTAGAACTCCTATTTTCGAAAATCGAACATATTCGATGCGTAATATTTCGAAGAATGTCCTTCAAATTCTCCCAAAGGTGTTATGAGTAATACTCGCGCGCCCCTATTTTAATGGAATCGCTTTAATATGTAACTTCATATTAGATTAATGACTGGCCATAACCCACATAACTTGTTTATTAATTTCCTggaattaataattttgttattctCTGCAAACAAGGATAGCAATAAAGTAGGAAATCTGTCCTGTCACTCAattgaaaacaaaacaatagGTACGGTACTTGTACTATAGCTTTATAGTCAGGGAGCACTTgaacacattttttattactatgttttgtttattacagATTCCTAAAacagaaccctaaccagctgattttttgtattttgataggttaataataattatacaatttaagagtaacattctcgtacaaatagaacaatacatattttaggaccatcaaattaaagtataaaatcctttctatttctgttagatatatcactttcaagatttttcgcagataaaaatgttgtttgtcttatcaaaatgaagttactcacaaaaaatttgcatgatagtaatcaaaaaagtTCTAGAGCTCCCatactattaataatttatctatctTTTAAAATGCTAAGGCTATATTTGGAACACTATTCTATGTAGTATTTGCAGTGTTGTTTCACAACTTAGATGTGGGACATTCTTTTATTGTCAAGTCTTTTTAACTCAATGCTTTACCAGACTTTCGTATATGctgtggatgatttataaagtattttcagagtgaagtaaccactcttcaaatactgtagtgcctgggataAGATTTAATAAACAGATGaacaggtcaatacgtctgggactgACTTTTCTAGGTCTGTGTACTTTTCCTCACAATGTTTTCCTTTACCATATTATGAGCgtccatattatgtacttaagaactgaaaatgtctcattggtacatgCCTATGCCTTGTATGATGAGCATACTGGTGGTCCATTGTTATGTTACTTAGCCCTTTGGAGAGAAGAGTAAAGGAAAAGACTTTGCTTATACTTTTTGATGAGCAtgctt contains these protein-coding regions:
- the LOC121738145 gene encoding tubulin-specific chaperone E; protein product: MVGAMPVNVIPKFCNGAMDTHNGGDDLDTQVFVGSRIKCNEDFGTVKYIGEVQGYKGVWYGVEWDNAERGKHDGCVEDIQYFKTTKPGAGSFIRPNKISPFKTCAEAIRRYYGDREDESVAAHRRTVINEWKREMGAPFIEMVGFEKIHQKQKFDRLQDVCVHDLNVSRAGDVAELCPNIQSLDISCNLFSNWREVIQLSAQLPHLVDLDLSKNRMAIDMPEDTLKQLSIHFNHLEKLNLSVCDYEWSDILALSHLWPNITELVAAYNRIKRIIPPENTLQNLTTLRLDGNPIESWYEVINLGWLSLKVLSLNDCVISEIRFNDQPGSKVDVLENLEVLFLNRNKISDWRSLSELNKLKSLKKLYFLKNPIQATEDYDTGSQLIIAKIGTLQELNGSIITRELRRGAEYDYMKRYGAEWKLARNDPAKMAAFDIEHSRFGELVDKYGIPDDSLLVKQPKSTTLTSQLLEVTLTDEKGKSIKKKFPATMAVQKLVTLVQRLFAKGNTGELSLHLIDEQMDGAEITLDNVMKDLAFFSIKSGDTILVRFR